The bacterium DNA window CCGCCCTGCGCGTGAACCCGATCGGCGAGGGTGCAACGCGCCAGCTGGGTACGGATTCAGAGGGGAACATCCAGCGGGCCGACAAGCACCTGCCGGACATCGCGGCGCTGATCGATCCGGAGCAGTTCGCCCTGATCGCGCGTCCTTCGGCGGGCCCGGTCGTGATCCGGGGCGCCGCCGGCTCGGGCAAGACGACCGTCGCGCTTCACCGGATTGCCTACCTGGCCTACGACGATCCGCAGATCGATTCGGCGGCAACTCTCTTCGTGGTCTTCTCCTCGGGCCTGCGGGATTACGTGAGCCATGTCCTGCCTGCGCTCGGCGTCGAGCACGTACGGGTCAGGACGTTTCGCGAATGGGCGGCGGAACATCGTCGGCGCCTCTTCCCGGCGCTGCCGAACCGACACCGGGAAGACACCCCTGCCCTCGCCCAGCGTCTGAAGTTGCACTCGGCCTTGCTCGTCGCCCTGGAGCGACAGGTGGCGGGCGCTCCGGGCAAGGCTTCCGCCAACCAGGTGCTCGACGATTGGGTCAGCGTATTGACCAACCGTGAGCTCCTCTGGGAAGTCTTCGCCGAGCACGCGCCCGAGGCATTCAGCGAGCGTCAGCTGGCCGAGGTGACCGATTGGTGCAGACGCCGCCATGAGGAATGCCAGGGTTGGATCGAGGGCGACCGGGAGATCCTGGCCGAGCTCGACCCGGAAGACGACGCCCTGTTGCTGCGCTTGTGGCAGTTACGCGTCGGCCCCCTCGGAGGGCCCAACGGGCAGCCGCTCGAGTACCGGCATATCGCCATCGACGAGGTGCAGGACTTCTCGCCCCTCGAGGTCCAGGTCCTGATGGGTTGCCTGGATGCGCAGCAGAACCTGACCCTTGCAGGCGATACCCAGCAGCACGTCATGCAGGAGGCAGGCTTCACCTCATGGAGCGATTTCTTCCGCCACCTGGGCATCGAGGGCACGTCCGTCGAGACACTGCAGGTGAGCTACCGCTCGTCGGATGAAATCGCGCGTTTCGGCCACAGCGTGCTCGGCCCGTTGCGGGAAGACGGTATCCCGTTGATCACGACCCGCAGTGGCCCTCCAGTCGAACTCTTCCACTACACCGATCATGGCGCCTGCATTGCGGCGCTGGCCGACGCCCTCTCGCGTCTCTCCGATGCGGAGCCCCTGGCCTCGGTGGCTCTTCTCACGCCCGACGAAGAGGTCTCTGCCCTCTACTTCGAAGGCCTCACCAACTGCGAGGTACCTCGCCTGCACCGGGTCATCCGCCAGGATTTCAGTTTTGCCCCGGGGATCGAGATCACCGAGATCGAGCAGGTGAAGGGCCTCGAATACGACTACGTCGTACTCATCGACGTAAGCGAACATCACTTCCGCGACGACGCCAAGGCTCGTCGACTCCTCCATGTCGGCGCCACCCGGGCCGTCCACCAACTCTGGCTGACGAGCGTGGGCAACCCCTCCCCCCCGGTCCTCGAAGCCATCCAGCAAGTCTCCTAGGCGGAGAGCCCGGAACGCTCCTCCGTCGGGTTGGCTTTCTCGTACCAGGCGACGTCCCAGTACCGATCGTGCTTTCGGCCGACCTCCGTGAACACGCCGATCTTGCGGAAGCCGAAGCGCTCGTGGAGCCGGATCGAGGGGTCGTTCGGCAGGGTGATCCCGGCAAGGAAGCGGTTCAGGTCATGGTCGGCGAGGGCCGCGAAGAGGGCTTCGTAGAGCCTCGTCGCGTGGCCGCGCCCTTGGCACCTGGGCGCCACATAGACCGTCGTTTCCACGGAAGTCGCGTAGGCCGGCTTGGGACGAAAGGGCATCGAGCCGGCGTAGCCCTGGACGGCCCCGTCTTCCTCGAGCACGAACAGGCGATGGGGGCCGTCCGCGGTGAACTGGCCGAGCCAGGGCTCGCGTTCGCTCTCACTGAAGGTGCGCACGTCGAAGGTCACGGGGCCAGCTTCGACATAGTGGTTGTAGATCGCGGTGATCTCCGCGAGATCGCTCCGCAGCGCGGGGCGTACGAGGGGCTCGGCCATGGCGCTATCCTCGCACGTCGTGCGGGAGCTTCGCGACATCCTCGACGCCTTTGGCGCCCTTCGGGGCGGCCAGACAGCCGTCCTCGCCAGCGTGGTCCACACGCAAGGCTCGACCTACCGTCGGCCCGGCGCCCGGCTTCTGGTGCTGCCGGACGACGAGATGATCGGGCTGATCGGCGGCGGCTGCCTGGAAGGCGATCTGCTCGAGCACGCGGTTCGGATCCGGGCGAGCGGTGCACCCACGCTGGTGCACTACGACGCCACGGCTGAGGACGACGTGATCTGGGGCCTCGGCCTCGGCTGCGCAGGCGTCGTGGACGTCTTGCTCGAACCGGTCTCCCAAGCGCAACCGGGGCCCCTCTCGGCGCTGGGCGCCTGGCGCGACAATCGGGAGACCGGTGCGCTGGCAACCGGGCTCGTGGAGCCCTTGCTGGGACACCATTGGGCCCTGCATCCCGACGGCCGGCTGGACGGCGCCCCGGACGACGAGCTGCGCGTGGCACTGGCCGAATGCCTCGAGAGCGGGCGCGGCCGCCAGATCCAAGCGGCGGGCGGGCGCGTCAGCATCGAAATCGCCCGGCCTCCGCTGCGTCTGGTGATCTTCGGCGCGGGTCCGGATGCCCTGCCCGTGGCGAGGCTCGCTCTCGGCCTCGGCTGGGAGGTGGAACTCTGCGACCCACGGCCTGCCTATGCGCAGCCGGAACGCTATCCCGGGGCGCGTGTGCATTGCGTACCGGCGGATGAAGCCATTGCCCGGGTGGGCATCCGCCGCGATACCTACACGCTCGTGATGACCCACCACTACCTGCATGATCGTGCGCTTCTGGCGGATCTGCTGCCGTCAGCGACCCCCTACATCGGTCTGCTCGGCCCCCGACAACGCGCAGATGACCTGGTCGCCGAACTCCGCGAGGATGGCGCCACCCTCACGGAGGAGCAGCTCGAACGGCTGCATGGCCCGGCCGGTATCGACCTCGGGGGCGAGGGGCCCGATGCCATCGCGCTTTCCCTGGTCGCCGAGATCCAGGCCGTCGCCGAGGGCCGTCCCGGCGGCTGGCTGCGCGCTCGCAAGGGCCCGATCCACGATCCGCTGCTCTCGTGACGCCCAACCGGGAACCCTTCACCGGACGCATCGCTGCCGTGCTGCTTGCCGCCGGCGGATCGAGCCGGCTCGGTCGGCCCAAGCAACTCCTCGAGTGGCGCGGCGAACCCCTCGTGCGGCACGCCGCTCGCGCCGCCCTGGATGCCGGAGTGGATGAACTCATCGTCGTCGCCGGTGCCGACCGCGCGGCCATCGACGACACCCTCGACGGCCTGGTCCTTCGGGTAGTGACCAATCCGTCCTGGACCGATGGAATCGGAAGCTCCATCGCTTGCGGCGTCCGCGCGGCTGACGCAGATGCGGTCCTGCTTCTCCTCTCGGACCAACCCGCCATCGATTCGAAGCTCCTTCGCCAACTGGTCGATGCCGGACGCGCGGGCCACGAGATGGTGGCCTGCCGCTATGCGGGCGTGCTCGGCGTCCCGGCGCTTTTTGCGGGGAAGCAGGCCCTCGCCTGCTTGATCGAACTCGAAGGCGACCAGGGAGCTCGTGCGCTGCTCGCGAGAGATCCGAGCCGTGTCTTCGCCATTGGCGCCGAGCAGGCCGCGTTCGACGTGGACGACGAGCGCGACTGGGCGCGGTGGAAAGAGCAGCATGACGCCGACTGAAGAGCAGATGCTGCGCGACGCCCTGGAGAGACTCCGACGAGAGCTGACCGCCCACGCGGCCGCCACCGAGGAGAGCGCCCGCCCTGTCGACCTCGACCAGCCGATCGGGCGGGTGTCGCGTATCGATGCCCTGCAACAACAACAGCTCGCGAAAGCGCAACGCGACGCGACCCGCTTGCGCCTGCAACAGATCGATTCCGCCCTCGACCGGATCGAACGCGGAGACTACGGCGAGTGCATCCGCTGCGGCGAGGAGATCGAATTCCGGCGGCTGCAGGCCCGCCCTGAGAGCCCGGTCTGCTTGCCCTGCCAGAACCTCCGCGAAGCTCGCCGTTGATCTTCAGTGCCTTGGCGCTACGCGCTCCCGCCACGGCCGCGCCGCTTCCAACTCGTAGGCCAGCGCGAGCAAGGTTCCTTCTCCTCCGAGCCGTGCTGCGAACTGACTTCCGATCGGCAAACTGGCGGGGCTCCATGCAAGGGGCACCGACATGGCCGGGTTCCCGGCGGCGTTCCATACGGGGGTGTAGGAGGCGTAGTCGAAGAGCGACTCGTCCACCTCGTCGAAACCCAGCGTGCCGGCCTGTGTGCCCAAAAGGATCGGTGGCGTGCGAAGCACCGGTGAGAGAACGACGTCGTAGACTTCGAAGAAAGCCGCCATTTCACGCTGGTAGGTCGCAAAGAAGGCAACCGCCTTCTCTGTCGAGCCCTCCGGCAGCGCACGAAATCGCTCGGCCATCCCGAGTGTCACCGGTTCGAGAACATCTTCCGGCTCGAGGCCCTGGGCGACGGCGCTGCGAACGAGCGCCTCGGGGCCCGAGAACCACAAGTTCATGAAGTGATCCCGGAACTCCAGCCCGCGGTAGTTCGGACTGGCCTGCTCCACCTGGTGGCCAAGTTCCGCACATAGCGCAGCCGTCGATTCGATTGCGGCCTTGACGTCCGGGTGTGCTTCGACCCCGTAGACGTTGGGCGTATGAAAGGCCACCCGCAGACGACGGGAGGATGCCTCCGTGACATAACCAGTCGGCTTGTTCGGCGCGTCTGCATCCTTCCGCTCGGTCAGCGCCAGGAAGGCCGCACTATCGCGTACCGTGCGACTCACCACATGCTTCACGGAAATATCGAGGGCGCGTTTGCTGCCGGCCTTCGGGTTTCTTCCTCGGCTCGGCTTCAGGCCGAAGACTCCGCAGCAGGATGCCGGAACGCGAATCGAACCACCGCCATCGGAAGCCTGGGCGATCGGAAGCATGCCCGCAGCGACAGCCGCTCCGGCACCGCCGGAGGAGCCGCCGGTCGAATGCTCCAGGTTCCACGGGTTCCGACACGGACCCAACAGCTCGGATTCGGTCGTCGCGACGAGCCCGAATTCCGGCGTATTCGTCTTGCCGAGAACCACGAAACCGCCCTCGAGGGTCTTCAGGGCGTGGGGCGAACTCCGGGTGGGGACGTAGTCGGCGAACATCCGGGAGCCCATGGTGGTCCGAACGCCCGCCAGATCGTTCAGATCCTTCAGCAGGAAGGGCACACCGCGAAACGGCCCGTCCGGAAGCTCCCCTTCCGCCTCGGCGAGAGCGCGCTCGAAGACGCGCGTGACGACCGCGTTGATCGGAGGGTCGAGCGCCTCGATTCGAGCGATGGTGCGCTCCACCAACTCGCGAGAAGTCACCTCCCCGCGCCTGATCTGCTCCGCCTGGCCCAGGGCGTCCAGGCGGGAAAGTTCGTCGTCGACGATCGCCTGCACGGGAGGAGAAAGTGCGGGGCCCCCAGCGCAGGCAGCCATCCCGAGGCCAGCCGACACGAGGAGGAACTCCCTGCGGCGAAGACGCGCCGCGAGATCGATACTGGGCATGCTTGTTTTCTCCCTGGCCGGTTTTCCCCCGACATGATACATCTGGTTCAGGAAGGAGTGGACGCATGAAAGGCAAACAATGCCCCGACGTCGCCGCCGGCGACGCGCGTCCGCCCGCGGTCTGATTCGACCCTGAGACTCTGGAGGCTGCGGACGCGAAGCCACGCAGCCCTCCGAAACCGCCCCTCGTCTCCAAGGTCCGATCGCCATGGTCCAACCCACCGAAGTCGTCCTTCCGACGCCCCCGCCCCCTGACAACGGCCGCGGCGGCCTGCGCGAGGTGGGCTGGCTCGCCTACCCGGTCATCCTGAGCCAGATCTCGAGCACCGTGATGGGTGTGGTCGATTCGGCGATGGTCGGGCGCCTCGGCGCAACGGAACTGGGCGCCGTCGGCTTCGCGGGCATCTGGTGCTGGACGCTCTTCTCGTTCTTCTTCGGCACCGCAACGGGCGTACAGACATTCGTCTCCCAGGACCACGGGGCCGGAAGAGAGGAGCGCTGCGGACAATGGGCCTGGCAGACTCTTTGGCTGGTCGTCCCCGCCGCGCTCCTGGCTGCCGGAATCTTGTCCTTCGTGCAGGAAGAAGCCCTTCGCTTGCTGGGCCCTTCGGCCGATCTCCAACTCGCAGCGAGTCAATACCTGCGTCCGCGGTTGATCGGCGCCGTGGGAATGACCCTGGCATTCGTCTGGATCTCCTTCTTCCGGGGCATCGGCGACACCCGAACACCGATGATCGCGGCCATCCTGGCGAATGTGGTGAACGTCGGGCTCGACTACGCACTGATCTTTGGAAAGTTCGGCTTTCCCGCCTGGGGCGTAGCGGGCGCGGGTATCGCCACCGCGGTGGGCGAGTGGGGCTACGCGCTCTTCGTCTTCATCGCAGCCATGCGCTGGCGCCGCATCCGGGATGTGTTCGCTACGGCCCCGGTGCGTCCGCGCCTCGCTGCACTCCGGCGCCTGTTGCGCACGGGTGTCCCGATCGGCGGTCAATGGGTGATGGACATGCTCACCTTTGCCGTTTTCACCACATTCGTCGCACGCATGGGGGATGCGTCGATGGCGGCGAGCCAGGCCTTCGTCGCGCTGCTCTCCATGTCGTTCATGCAGGCCTCGGGCATTTCCGTGGCCGCCTCCACACTCGTCGGTCGCTATGTCGGTGCTGGCGATCTCGAAGCGGCAACTCGGAGCTTCTGGACCTCGCAGATCTTCGCGGGCCTTCTCTCCCTCAGCATCGCCGTCATCTTCCTGGTCGCGCCGGACACGATGATGCGAATCTTCAGCAACGATCCCCAGGTCATTGCCCTGGGTGTACCCTTGGTCCGCCTCGGAGCCTTCTTCCAGCTGATGGATGCGGCGGCGATCGTCACTTCCGGCGCCCTGCGCGGTGCCGGAGACACGCGTTGGCCCTTCGTCGCTCAGACGCTGCTCGGCTGGGGGCTCCAGGTGCCACTCGCGTGGTTGCTCGGCGTCTCCTGGGACGGCGGCCTGCGGGCGGCCTGGATCGCCTGCACGATCTACATCTCGATCCTCTCCCTGGTCCTCTTCTGGCGCTTCCGCTCCGGGCGTTGGCGGGAGATCGACATCCAGGCGTAGACGGAAAGCTCCTACGCATCGTCGACCCGCTGGGCCCGGGCAAGTGATACGTTCCCTTGCTTCCAGCCCCTGAACGGAACCCATGTCTGACACGACATCTCTCGATTCCCTCGACGTCATCGGCCCGGACGCCTACGCGAAGAACGGATACCCCCACGCAGAGCTCGCCGGGCCCTTCGAGCGCATGCGATCAAGCTTCCTGGGCGGCGTCAAACGCATGCCCATCCGCTTCCGCATTCGCCCGAAAAACGGCTAGCGGAGCTTTCGATTCATGCTGTGGATACGCCACTTCCTTCCGTTCATCACCCGCGCCCATCGCTGGATGTACCTGGCGAGCCGTGGTTGGCTCGGCGGATGGCTCCCGGGGATGCGTTTCCTGTTGCTGGGGCATGTCGGCCGTCGAAGTGGGACGGCCTATTTGACACCGATTCTCTACGTCGCAGATGGCGACCGCTTCATCCTTGCGGGCTCGAATGCAGGGCAGGATCGGCCCCCGGCATGGTGGCTCAACCTTCAGGCGCGTCCGGAGGCGACCGTTCAAGCCGGCCGACGTCGTCTCGCCGTCAAAGCGACGACCGCGCGGGCTGAGGAAGCCGAACGGCTCTGGGCGCTTCTTCTCGGTAGCTACCGTTGGTTCGACAGCTATCGCGAAGCGACCGACCGGGAAATCCCGATCGTCATCCTCGAGCCGATCTGAGGCGAACGAAGCGACTCAGTCGGCGGTGTTCATGGCCATCACGTTGAAGACTGCACCCTGTGGATCGGCCACCACGGCGAAACGACCTGCGCCGACCTCAGTAGGCGGAACGATCTGGTTGCCACCCAGCTCCCGGATCTTGAGAACGGCCTCGTCGCAATCTCGCACCGCGAAATAGACCGACCAGGCCGCGGGCATCTCGCCTATTTCCGCATGCCAGGGAAGCATTCCGCCGTTCGAGCGACCGCCCACCCGGATTTCCTGGTAGCCGTTTTCCGCACCATCGATCGGT harbors:
- a CDS encoding XdhC family protein: MALSSHVVRELRDILDAFGALRGGQTAVLASVVHTQGSTYRRPGARLLVLPDDEMIGLIGGGCLEGDLLEHAVRIRASGAPTLVHYDATAEDDVIWGLGLGCAGVVDVLLEPVSQAQPGPLSALGAWRDNRETGALATGLVEPLLGHHWALHPDGRLDGAPDDELRVALAECLESGRGRQIQAAGGRVSIEIARPPLRLVIFGAGPDALPVARLALGLGWEVELCDPRPAYAQPERYPGARVHCVPADEAIARVGIRRDTYTLVMTHHYLHDRALLADLLPSATPYIGLLGPRQRADDLVAELREDGATLTEEQLERLHGPAGIDLGGEGPDAIALSLVAEIQAVAEGRPGGWLRARKGPIHDPLLS
- a CDS encoding MATE family efflux transporter; translated protein: MVQPTEVVLPTPPPPDNGRGGLREVGWLAYPVILSQISSTVMGVVDSAMVGRLGATELGAVGFAGIWCWTLFSFFFGTATGVQTFVSQDHGAGREERCGQWAWQTLWLVVPAALLAAGILSFVQEEALRLLGPSADLQLAASQYLRPRLIGAVGMTLAFVWISFFRGIGDTRTPMIAAILANVVNVGLDYALIFGKFGFPAWGVAGAGIATAVGEWGYALFVFIAAMRWRRIRDVFATAPVRPRLAALRRLLRTGVPIGGQWVMDMLTFAVFTTFVARMGDASMAASQAFVALLSMSFMQASGISVAASTLVGRYVGAGDLEAATRSFWTSQIFAGLLSLSIAVIFLVAPDTMMRIFSNDPQVIALGVPLVRLGAFFQLMDAAAIVTSGALRGAGDTRWPFVAQTLLGWGLQVPLAWLLGVSWDGGLRAAWIACTIYISILSLVLFWRFRSGRWREIDIQA
- a CDS encoding nucleotidyltransferase family protein — its product is MTPNREPFTGRIAAVLLAAGGSSRLGRPKQLLEWRGEPLVRHAARAALDAGVDELIVVAGADRAAIDDTLDGLVLRVVTNPSWTDGIGSSIACGVRAADADAVLLLLSDQPAIDSKLLRQLVDAGRAGHEMVACRYAGVLGVPALFAGKQALACLIELEGDQGARALLARDPSRVFAIGAEQAAFDVDDERDWARWKEQHDAD
- a CDS encoding amidase, producing MAACAGGPALSPPVQAIVDDELSRLDALGQAEQIRRGEVTSRELVERTIARIEALDPPINAVVTRVFERALAEAEGELPDGPFRGVPFLLKDLNDLAGVRTTMGSRMFADYVPTRSSPHALKTLEGGFVVLGKTNTPEFGLVATTESELLGPCRNPWNLEHSTGGSSGGAGAAVAAGMLPIAQASDGGGSIRVPASCCGVFGLKPSRGRNPKAGSKRALDISVKHVVSRTVRDSAAFLALTERKDADAPNKPTGYVTEASSRRLRVAFHTPNVYGVEAHPDVKAAIESTAALCAELGHQVEQASPNYRGLEFRDHFMNLWFSGPEALVRSAVAQGLEPEDVLEPVTLGMAERFRALPEGSTEKAVAFFATYQREMAAFFEVYDVVLSPVLRTPPILLGTQAGTLGFDEVDESLFDYASYTPVWNAAGNPAMSVPLAWSPASLPIGSQFAARLGGEGTLLALAYELEAARPWRERVAPRH
- a CDS encoding ATP-binding domain-containing protein encodes the protein MQDRIVADELSLLEGVNEALANAPVPKPPSEANLVDDLERIREQLVRGEMDFFERSALNTRWNNQSAVLEQLRKSRSAPQVDPASPYFAHMRIREGERVRDLFLGRATRLDHGLRIVDWRHAPIAQLFYRYQQGEEFEEEITGRTHEGTIEARRAVTIRDSRLERVEAPEGTFRVDANEPDGWKMTSREAPKLGGGEGSALRVNPIGEGATRQLGTDSEGNIQRADKHLPDIAALIDPEQFALIARPSAGPVVIRGAAGSGKTTVALHRIAYLAYDDPQIDSAATLFVVFSSGLRDYVSHVLPALGVEHVRVRTFREWAAEHRRRLFPALPNRHREDTPALAQRLKLHSALLVALERQVAGAPGKASANQVLDDWVSVLTNRELLWEVFAEHAPEAFSERQLAEVTDWCRRRHEECQGWIEGDREILAELDPEDDALLLRLWQLRVGPLGGPNGQPLEYRHIAIDEVQDFSPLEVQVLMGCLDAQQNLTLAGDTQQHVMQEAGFTSWSDFFRHLGIEGTSVETLQVSYRSSDEIARFGHSVLGPLREDGIPLITTRSGPPVELFHYTDHGACIAALADALSRLSDAEPLASVALLTPDEEVSALYFEGLTNCEVPRLHRVIRQDFSFAPGIEITEIEQVKGLEYDYVVLIDVSEHHFRDDAKARRLLHVGATRAVHQLWLTSVGNPSPPVLEAIQQVS
- a CDS encoding N-acetyltransferase, whose product is MAEPLVRPALRSDLAEITAIYNHYVEAGPVTFDVRTFSESEREPWLGQFTADGPHRLFVLEEDGAVQGYAGSMPFRPKPAYATSVETTVYVAPRCQGRGHATRLYEALFAALADHDLNRFLAGITLPNDPSIRLHERFGFRKIGVFTEVGRKHDRYWDVAWYEKANPTEERSGLSA
- a CDS encoding nitroreductase family deazaflavin-dependent oxidoreductase; translated protein: MLWIRHFLPFITRAHRWMYLASRGWLGGWLPGMRFLLLGHVGRRSGTAYLTPILYVADGDRFILAGSNAGQDRPPAWWLNLQARPEATVQAGRRRLAVKATTARAEEAERLWALLLGSYRWFDSYREATDREIPIVILEPI
- a CDS encoding TraR/DksA family transcriptional regulator, whose amino-acid sequence is MTPTEEQMLRDALERLRRELTAHAAATEESARPVDLDQPIGRVSRIDALQQQQLAKAQRDATRLRLQQIDSALDRIERGDYGECIRCGEEIEFRRLQARPESPVCLPCQNLREARR